A segment of the Melopsittacus undulatus isolate bMelUnd1 chromosome 13, bMelUnd1.mat.Z, whole genome shotgun sequence genome:
GCCATTGTTTTAAGCATTTACAGGTTTCCTAGTGCAATACAACcaaaaaaagcagtaacaaaaaaatgCCGCCTTCTTCCCAGGCAACTAGACAGAAGTAGATTTTTACTGCAACATATACACATTAAATATAGTATACAGTCCATGCAGCGGCATAGCCATGTTAAAGGGAGTCGTGGCTTCAGCCATCAGTGCATTACAGTCCGAATTTCACTTGCTCTTACTTTCTATCCAGACTTGAAGAGAAGAATTGCAACCTGACCCAAGTAAAAATAGATGAAGTGCTTTGTCTCGTGTGTTACATAGCTGCCAAAGTTTCTGCCAACAATGCAGTGCCAAGTTGGGTTGTATTTCTTGTCAAATtcctgaagaaagagaagagaggcaTTAAGGCCAAGAAAGCCCACATGAAAATAGTTCTAAGCCCAAATTCTTAGCTGGTTCTGTCCACTCACTATTGCCTCTCCTCCCACCTCCAGCATCTTTTGACTCCCCACTGCAAGACACTGTCATATTAAGCAACCAGACCTCTGCACTGGATAGTTTGAATGATCAAACACAAGCAAATCAGCTTCTGAGACTTGGAGCATCCATCAGCCCTGGCAGAAAGAGCAGACGCAAGAGCTTTCCTTGGTACAGTCTATTCAAGCCCTGTGTGTAGGCTTGCTCAGGGGAATATTTCTCCTCTCCCATTCCAAACCCACTCACAAAAAAGCAAGGTTCTGGCATGTCTGTTCCAGCAAAACATTTGAGCTTAAAGGTCACCTAAAACAAGGAAGGAGAAGTCTGGCTTTTACTGTTTGTGTCTCTTCACATAAAGGAGAGATAATGTACACTGAAAGCAAGCAGGCAAATTCACAGGCCAGGCAGCACCCAAAGACCTGAGAGGTCAGAGGTGACAAAGTTGAATGCTGCCTTAATAGTCTTCCATTTAGCAGTTAAGATGGGGTTAAAGACCATTTTCTTCCCTCTAGTTAACACACAACTTCCAAGAACACCCTTTCCTCCACCAAGACAGAGCCAAAAGAACAGACCAAGCATTCACGATTAAAGCCAGTGTTAGTTCTCAGACAGCAGCAAGACAGTTTGAGCTCTTTGCAGGTAACctttaaagtaagaaaaagaCTTTCTTGCCAGGGCACAAAGGGCCATCAAATTGCTTTCCTCCTCCCAACACACTCACAGGAAATAAAGGCCAGCTTCTTTTCAGATGCCTTTTCTGTGCCACTCACTCACTTTATAGGCTGCACTGCCCCAAGCAGTTTGAGAGAAGTCTTGCCTCAAAGTGAACAGAGGTTAGGAGACATCTTTGAATCCTTTCGACTCAAGCTTAGATTACAAGCAAGGCTCAAAAGCCAGGTGCCAGGGCTGCACTCTCTATGAAGTCACTTTCCTCCTTCAAAAGCTCTTTTATTGACCATTCAGAGAAATGGCTACAGAGAACTGCCAGCTCCCCAGATGCCATCAAGCATGAGCTCCTGCACATGGGGAGACACCTCTTCCAAAGCCagggcagctgcctgcatgCTTTTAAAGCAGCATCTTGCACAATCCCATCAGCCAGCACAAGGCCCCATCCTCCTCCACGCCACCCACCCCAGAGCCAGGAACACAGTGGGGAGAACTGCACATGCACAGCTGCCCACTTTGAGTGAATCAGTAATCCCACCCTGCACTGGTACCGCAAGtgaggcagcagcatctctggagCAAGTCCTAAACAGAgactgcagccagctctttcTAGGCTGGCAAATCCAGAGGGACAGCACTCAACATTGCTCAGAGCTTGCCAGAGCTCTGCCATAGCCCTCCTCTGACCTTGGAGAAGTCATTCCATCCTCTTGGGAACAGCAGTAAAAAAGCCAAGAAGAAAGCACCTTCCCCCTCCAAACACACATATCAAACCTCAGACACTCAAGCTCATGACAGGCACACATACTTAAGAGCTTCAGGAAGTCTCAGCAAGAGCAGCCCCCTCATCCTGTAGTTACCTTCTTTATATATGCTGCAATGTCCTTTTCTATGTTGTACTTGTCCATTGCCTGTGTAGCACAGTCCACAGCATCTTGCTGCATGTCCTCAGACATGTCCGCATTCTTGATCACAGCCTTTCTGTCAGACATCATGAACCTAAGACAGAACATAGAATCCTTTAATTCCTTCCCAAGACAGGAGAAGCTTCCTGTGCATCAGAGGTTGTCCTTTCTATGGCACACTGCGTCACAAGCAGATACTACAAGCCCCTCTTACAGCCAGGGTGAGTTTTGCAGGGCAGCCTACAGTAGTCCCTTGTAGGCTAAGGTGCACCTTACAGCTGGAGCACTGTAGCACTGGCACTGTCTGGAGGTTAGATCAAAGATAGCCCAACATCAACACCTGCATTAAACACATGCAGAAGAAGCTTACTGTGTGGGAGGAGACGAGATCTGCAGAGAGCCAGAACCCTCCTATAGATCAGTAGGCTAAAGCCAAGTTTGCCTTCCAGGAGCACCAGCAGTTTGGAGCATCATCTATTCAGAGCCCTGCCCATCACCAGTAGGGAGGCTCAGGAAGCATATGTTAGCAGCAGTGCTTTTATTCCACCACCATCCCAGGTGTTATAGTTACCACTGCTAGTTTAGCCTGGAAGGAGTGGTGTTGTTCCACATTTAGCCTACCATTCCCTCAACCTCACTGCTGCTTTGCCACAGAAACCCAGACTTCAGCTGTTCCCATGGGACAAAGCTGGTCTGATGAGCTAGAAACAGGTTAACACCATGCTGCAGCCTAGAAACAGGGGCAGGGGAAGCAAGCCCCACCACAGTCAGGGCCTGGCAAAGCAGCCTCCTTTTTGCTCTCCCACCTGAGAGCCACACCACAGATGCTAGACACCAGCATGCCAGTGCCAGTAAAAGTCAAAAGCTGTGTACTACAGCTGAGCATGCAGCCCCCTTCACTCTGTGTTAGTTCAGGTGCATCATACCAGTCCCTGAAGGCACTTACACATAGATCTGCCGTGGCCTTCCCAGGGAGACATTAAGCCCTGGGAAACTTCCAGCACAGTCACTATTACTGTAGAAAACAAACCGGGcaatcccagccctgcagcctttCTTCAAGGCCACACACCTGCGCTGTGGAAGGAGCCCTGTGCAGTCCTGCCTCCAACAGGCCCCtgccccccttccccagccacaTGAGGCCCAGTCAGGAGGCACAGGTTTTATCTGGGGGACCGCTCAAGCAA
Coding sequences within it:
- the DYNLL2 gene encoding dynein light chain 2, cytoplasmic isoform X2, with amino-acid sequence MMSDRKAVIKNADMSEDMQQDAVDCATQAMDKYNIEKDIAAYIKKEFDKKYNPTWHCIVGRNFGSYVTHETKHFIYFYLGQVAILLFKSG
- the DYNLL2 gene encoding dynein light chain 2, cytoplasmic isoform X1 — encoded protein: MFCLRFMMSDRKAVIKNADMSEDMQQDAVDCATQAMDKYNIEKDIAAYIKKEFDKKYNPTWHCIVGRNFGSYVTHETKHFIYFYLGQVAILLFKSG